From Streptomyces sp. NBC_00775, one genomic window encodes:
- a CDS encoding HAMP domain-containing protein, translating to MSENSGMHVLEDGQIRASDLRPLLAAMAAARDGNFTKVPESGHGLVAELSMTFNQIIDRNAHFNTEVQRVRRELVRHGRLDERLSASPGQGNWTSRVNDVNQLLDALVAPAANATRVLDAVAGGDLTQRVDLHDGNRQLRGDLRRLGRAVNKMVDQLSLFTGEVTRVAREVGTEGRLGGRAKVTGLSGSWRDVTEAVNTMASRLTAQVRDIALVTTAVARGDLTRTVTVEATGELLELKLTVNTMVDQLSAFADEVTRVAREVGTEGQLGGRAQVRGVSGVWKDLTDNVNFMASNLTSQVRNIAQVTTAVANGDLSQKITVDAQGEILELKSTINTMVDQLSAFADEVTRVAREVGTEGNLGGRAQVRGVSGVWKDLTDNVNFMADNLTSQVRNIALVSTAVAQGDLGKKITVEAKGEILELKSTINTMVDQLSAFADEVTRVAREVGTEGNLGGQAQVRGVSGVWKDLTDNVNFMALNLTSQVRNIAQVTTAVANGDLSKKITVDARGEILELKDTVNTMVEQLRAFADEVTRVAREVGTDGRLGGRAQVLGVSGVWADLTDNVNYMADNLTSQVRNIAQVATAVAQGDLSKKIDVDARGEILELKTTINTMVDTLSSFSSEVTRVAREVGSEGQLGGQARVEGVYGTWKRLTTNVNELALNLTTQVRAIAEVASAVAQGDMSRSITVETQGEVTELKDNINLMVANLRETTRAKDWLESNLARLAALMQGHRDLMEVADLILRELTPLVNAQYGAFFLADPEEDTLRTAIPAKGLAFIAGYGSAQGATVDTGGMPVHGLVRQAAREKKRILVEEAPPDYIKINSGLGEAAPASVVIIPILFEDKLLGVIELASFSRFSDVHLAFFDQFVNTIGVAINTIIANSRTESLLGESQRLAIQLQDRSDELQSQQAELQRSNAELEEKAALLATSSQYKSEFLANMSHELRTPLNSLLILARLLSDNPDGHLSDQEVQFATTIHRSGSDLLQLINDILDLSKIEAGRMDVRPKRLPLIKLLDYVHATFRPLTLDRGLAFEVAVGEDVPREMYSDEQRLQQILRNLLSNAIKFTATGRVELRVNRLKDPEHLFTRENSDDVIAFAVSDTGIGIAAEKLPVIFEAFQQADGTTNRKYGGTGLGLSISREIAGLLGGRIIAESKPGKGSTFTLYVPVVSPGHAATGPTPEDRQAPIPVQLSSEPYTAHDTDDTWPTPTKLEAWKSGRAGQVLPGRRVLIVDDDIRNVFALTHVLGRVGMPVLYAENGREGIETLERNPDVELVLMDIMMPEMDGYETISAIRRTPRWTGLPIVALTAKAMPGDREKSIARGANDYVPKPVDVDQLLTVVCALLDPESGDDVEQDAADGAVVPGQSTSGEPAVPPTAE from the coding sequence ATGAGTGAGAACAGTGGTATGCATGTGCTCGAAGACGGACAGATTCGGGCATCGGATCTGCGTCCGCTGCTCGCGGCGATGGCCGCCGCCCGCGACGGTAACTTCACCAAGGTGCCGGAGAGCGGGCACGGCCTGGTGGCCGAGCTGAGCATGACGTTCAACCAGATCATCGACCGCAACGCGCATTTCAACACGGAAGTGCAGCGGGTACGGCGGGAATTGGTCCGACACGGGCGGCTCGACGAGCGTCTTTCGGCCAGCCCGGGCCAGGGCAACTGGACTTCACGCGTCAACGACGTGAACCAGCTGCTCGACGCCCTGGTGGCCCCGGCGGCGAACGCGACACGCGTCCTCGACGCGGTGGCCGGCGGCGATCTGACCCAGCGGGTCGATCTGCACGACGGGAACCGCCAACTACGGGGCGACTTACGCAGACTGGGCCGCGCGGTCAACAAGATGGTCGACCAGCTCTCCCTCTTCACCGGCGAGGTCACACGTGTGGCCCGCGAGGTCGGCACGGAGGGGCGGCTCGGTGGCCGGGCCAAGGTGACCGGCCTGTCCGGAAGCTGGCGGGATGTGACCGAGGCGGTCAACACGATGGCGTCCCGGCTGACGGCCCAGGTGCGGGACATCGCCCTGGTGACCACGGCGGTGGCGCGCGGCGACCTGACGCGTACGGTGACGGTCGAGGCGACCGGCGAGCTGCTCGAACTGAAACTCACCGTGAACACGATGGTCGACCAGCTCTCCGCCTTCGCGGACGAGGTGACCAGGGTGGCCCGCGAGGTCGGCACGGAGGGCCAGCTGGGCGGCCGGGCCCAGGTGCGCGGCGTGTCGGGGGTCTGGAAGGATCTCACCGACAACGTCAACTTCATGGCCTCGAACCTGACCTCCCAGGTCCGCAACATCGCCCAGGTGACCACGGCCGTCGCCAACGGCGACCTGAGTCAGAAGATCACGGTCGACGCGCAGGGCGAGATCCTCGAACTCAAGTCGACCATCAACACCATGGTCGACCAGCTCTCCGCCTTCGCCGACGAGGTCACCCGCGTGGCCCGCGAGGTGGGTACGGAAGGAAACCTCGGCGGCCGGGCACAGGTACGCGGAGTGAGTGGCGTCTGGAAGGACCTCACCGACAACGTCAACTTCATGGCGGACAACCTGACTTCGCAGGTCCGCAATATCGCCCTCGTCTCCACGGCGGTGGCCCAGGGCGACCTCGGCAAGAAGATCACCGTCGAGGCGAAGGGCGAGATCCTCGAACTGAAGTCGACCATCAACACCATGGTCGACCAGCTCTCCGCCTTCGCCGACGAGGTCACCCGCGTGGCCCGCGAGGTGGGTACGGAAGGAAACCTGGGCGGGCAGGCCCAGGTCCGCGGAGTGAGTGGCGTCTGGAAGGACCTCACCGACAACGTCAACTTCATGGCCCTGAATCTGACTTCCCAGGTCCGGAACATCGCCCAGGTGACGACCGCCGTCGCGAACGGCGACCTGTCGAAGAAGATCACCGTCGACGCCCGCGGCGAGATCCTGGAGCTGAAGGACACCGTCAACACGATGGTGGAGCAGCTGCGCGCCTTCGCCGACGAGGTCACCCGCGTGGCCCGCGAGGTCGGCACCGACGGCCGGCTCGGCGGCCGGGCCCAGGTACTCGGCGTCTCCGGCGTCTGGGCCGACCTGACCGACAACGTCAACTACATGGCCGACAACCTGACTTCACAGGTCCGGAACATCGCGCAGGTCGCCACCGCCGTGGCCCAGGGCGACCTCTCCAAGAAGATCGACGTGGACGCGCGCGGCGAGATCCTCGAACTGAAGACGACGATCAACACGATGGTCGACACCCTCTCCTCCTTCTCCTCCGAGGTCACCCGCGTGGCCCGCGAGGTGGGCTCCGAGGGCCAACTCGGCGGCCAGGCCCGGGTCGAGGGCGTCTACGGCACCTGGAAGCGCCTCACGACGAACGTGAACGAGCTGGCGCTCAACCTGACCACCCAGGTCCGCGCGATCGCCGAGGTGGCGTCCGCGGTGGCCCAGGGCGACATGTCCCGCTCCATCACGGTGGAGACCCAGGGCGAGGTCACCGAGCTCAAGGACAACATCAACCTGATGGTGGCCAACCTCCGCGAGACCACCCGCGCGAAGGACTGGCTGGAGTCCAACCTGGCCCGCCTCGCCGCGCTGATGCAGGGCCACCGCGACCTGATGGAGGTCGCCGACCTGATCCTGCGCGAGCTGACCCCGCTGGTGAACGCGCAGTACGGCGCCTTCTTCCTGGCCGACCCGGAGGAGGACACCCTGCGGACCGCCATCCCCGCCAAGGGGCTCGCCTTCATCGCCGGGTACGGCTCGGCGCAGGGCGCGACGGTCGACACGGGCGGCATGCCGGTCCACGGACTGGTCCGGCAGGCGGCCCGCGAGAAGAAACGGATCCTCGTCGAAGAGGCCCCGCCGGACTACATCAAGATCAACAGCGGTCTGGGCGAGGCTGCCCCGGCGAGCGTCGTGATCATCCCGATCCTCTTCGAGGACAAGCTGCTGGGCGTGATCGAACTCGCTTCCTTCTCGCGCTTCTCCGACGTCCACCTGGCGTTCTTCGACCAGTTCGTGAACACCATCGGCGTCGCCATCAACACGATCATCGCCAACTCCCGTACGGAGTCCCTGCTCGGCGAGTCCCAGCGCCTGGCCATCCAGCTCCAGGACCGCTCGGACGAACTCCAGTCACAGCAGGCCGAACTGCAGCGCTCGAACGCCGAACTGGAAGAAAAGGCAGCCCTGTTGGCGACCAGCTCCCAGTACAAGTCGGAGTTCCTGGCGAACATGTCGCACGAGCTGCGCACGCCGCTGAACTCGCTGCTGATCCTGGCCCGGCTACTGTCGGACAATCCGGACGGCCATCTCTCCGACCAGGAAGTGCAGTTCGCGACGACGATCCACCGCTCGGGCTCGGACCTCCTCCAGCTGATCAACGACATCCTCGACCTGTCGAAGATCGAGGCCGGCCGGATGGACGTACGCCCGAAGAGGCTGCCGCTGATCAAGCTGCTCGACTACGTCCACGCCACCTTCCGCCCGCTCACCCTGGACCGGGGGCTCGCCTTCGAGGTGGCCGTCGGCGAGGACGTACCGCGGGAGATGTACTCGGACGAGCAGCGGCTCCAGCAGATCCTGCGCAACCTGCTCTCCAACGCGATCAAGTTCACCGCGACCGGCCGGGTCGAGCTGCGCGTCAACCGCCTCAAGGACCCGGAGCACCTCTTCACCCGCGAGAACAGCGACGACGTGATCGCCTTCGCGGTGTCCGACACCGGTATCGGCATCGCCGCGGAGAAACTCCCGGTGATCTTCGAGGCGTTCCAGCAGGCCGACGGCACCACGAACCGCAAGTACGGCGGCACCGGCCTCGGCCTGTCCATCAGCCGGGAGATCGCCGGACTGCTCGGCGGCCGGATCATCGCGGAGAGCAAGCCCGGCAAGGGCTCCACCTTCACGCTGTACGTCCCTGTCGTGAGCCCCGGGCACGCGGCGACCGGACCCACCCCCGAGGACCGCCAGGCGCCCATTCCCGTGCAGCTGTCCAGCGAGCCGTACACCGCCCACGACACCGACGACACCTGGCCGACACCCACCAAGCTGGAGGCGTGGAAGTCCGGCCGGGCGGGCCAGGTCCTGCCCGGGCGCCGGGTGCTGATCGTCGACGACGACATCCGCAACGTCTTCGCGCTCACCCATGTCCTGGGCCGCGTCGGCATGCCCGTCCTGTACGCGGAGAACGGCCGCGAGGGCATCGAGACCCTGGAGCGCAATCCCGATGTCGAGCTCGTCCTGATGGACATCATGATGCCGGAGATGGACGGCTATGAGACGATTTCCGCCATCCGCCGCACCCCCCGCTGGACGGGTCTGCCCATCGTCGCGCTGACCGCGAAGGCGATGCCCGGCGACCGCGAGAAGTCCATCGCACGGGGTGCCAACGACTACGTACCGAAGCCCGTGGACGTCGACCAGCTCCTCACCGTCGTCTGCGCCCTCCTCGATCCGGAGAGCGGAGACGACGTGGAGCAGGACGCCGCCGACGGTGCGGTTGTACCGGGACAGAGCACATCAGGGGAGCCCGCTGTCCCGCCGACGGCTGAGTGA
- a CDS encoding response regulator — protein sequence MSAEATTDERASILLVDDMEDNLIALEAVLGSLNEPLVRARSGEEAMKALLRQRFAVVLLDIRMPGMDGFETAANIKRLDQTKDVPIIFLTGTDADAGYAFRGYATGAADYLTKPFDPWVLRAKVTVFLDLHRKNQQLERMLAREQEHFDELANRLQKIEVHMAASSLQDVFELRHQVRQMEELLREMRRGRGI from the coding sequence ATGAGCGCTGAGGCAACGACCGACGAGCGCGCGAGCATCCTCCTTGTCGATGACATGGAGGACAATCTGATCGCGCTGGAGGCCGTCCTGGGGTCCCTCAACGAACCGCTGGTGCGCGCGCGTTCGGGCGAGGAGGCGATGAAGGCCCTGCTCCGGCAGCGGTTCGCCGTCGTCCTGCTCGACATCCGGATGCCGGGCATGGACGGCTTCGAGACCGCCGCGAACATCAAGCGGCTCGACCAGACGAAGGACGTCCCCATCATCTTCCTGACCGGCACGGACGCCGACGCGGGCTACGCCTTCCGCGGCTACGCGACCGGCGCCGCCGACTACTTGACCAAGCCCTTCGACCCGTGGGTGCTACGGGCGAAGGTCACGGTCTTCCTGGACCTGCACCGCAAGAACCAGCAACTGGAGCGGATGCTCGCGCGCGAGCAGGAACACTTCGACGAGCTCGCCAACCGCCTGCAGAAGATCGAGGTACACATGGCGGCCAGCAGCCTGCAGGACGTCTTCGAACTGCGCCATCAGGTACGGCAGATGGAGGAGCTGCTCAGAGAGATGCGTCGGGGACGGGGCATCTGA